The following proteins come from a genomic window of Clostridium cylindrosporum DSM 605:
- the gmk gene encoding guanylate kinase, translated as MGKGILVVLSGPSGAGKGTICKAFLERNKSVRLSISCTTRAPREGEVDGVNYFFTEKEEFEKMIKEDKFLEYANVYGNFYGTPKSYVEETLNSGYDIILEIDTQGALNIKESFSDGVFIFVMPPSLDELKSRIIGRGTETEETLNKRFSSAADEIKLAEKYNYAVLNDTVENAVSKIESIITAEKCKINRIKDHMDVLQEV; from the coding sequence ATGGGGAAGGGAATACTTGTTGTACTTTCAGGTCCATCTGGAGCAGGTAAAGGAACAATTTGTAAGGCTTTTTTAGAAAGAAACAAAAGTGTTAGACTTTCTATATCTTGCACTACAAGGGCTCCAAGAGAGGGAGAAGTTGACGGAGTTAATTACTTCTTTACGGAAAAAGAAGAGTTTGAAAAAATGATTAAAGAAGATAAGTTTTTAGAGTATGCAAATGTGTACGGAAACTTTTATGGTACGCCAAAATCTTACGTTGAAGAAACACTAAATAGTGGTTATGATATTATACTTGAAATAGATACACAGGGAGCTTTAAATATAAAAGAAAGCTTTAGTGATGGTGTATTTATATTTGTTATGCCACCATCATTAGATGAACTTAAAAGTAGAATCATAGGAAGAGGAACAGAAACTGAGGAAACTTTAAACAAAAGATTTAGTTCAGCTGCTGATGAAATAAAGCTTGCTGAAAAGTATAATTATGCTGTTTTAAATGATACTGTTGAAAATGCGGTTTCAAAGATTGAAAGTATAATAACTGCTGAAAAGTGCAAAATAAATAGAATTAAAGACCATATGGATGTATTACAGGAGGTTTAA
- the rpoZ gene encoding DNA-directed RNA polymerase subunit omega: MSNSMINPPIIDLLDKVGDRYSLVVIAAKRARDIIDGDESLVDIPSTKPVTLAVNEINEGKLVFESLKSGIK, from the coding sequence ATGAGTAATTCAATGATAAATCCACCAATTATTGATCTACTAGATAAGGTGGGAGATAGATATTCACTAGTTGTTATTGCAGCTAAAAGAGCAAGAGATATAATAGATGGAGATGAGTCACTAGTTGATATACCATCAACAAAGCCTGTTACTCTTGCGGTTAATGAGATTAATGAGGGAAAACTTGTTTTTGAATCATTAAAGTCAGGTATAAAGTAG
- the fmt gene encoding methionyl-tRNA formyltransferase, protein MKVVFMGTPDFAAYSLESIVNLHDVLCVVTQPDKPKGRGQKMQFTPVKEVAVKHNIEVLQPNKIKEEKEVIEYIKSLNPDVIVVVAYGQILSSEILNIPKYGCINVHASLLPSLRGAAPINWTIINGDSVTGVTIMQMDEGLDTGDMLLKSEITIGDSETAGELHDRLMNLGGNLLVEALDKIQDGNIKGEKQDNSISSYAHMMKKDLGHVNWNDDAKRIYNLIRGVIPWPGAYTYYNDLVIKIWSASYVSDDFNGDIGEIIKVDKEGILVKAKSGAILIKELQKIGGKRLDVASFLNGNTLASGEILK, encoded by the coding sequence ATGAAAGTAGTTTTTATGGGAACTCCTGACTTTGCAGCGTATTCACTTGAAAGTATTGTAAATTTACATGATGTATTATGCGTAGTGACTCAGCCTGATAAACCTAAGGGTAGAGGGCAAAAAATGCAGTTTACACCTGTTAAGGAAGTTGCAGTTAAACATAATATAGAGGTTCTTCAACCAAACAAAATTAAAGAAGAAAAAGAAGTTATAGAATATATTAAAAGCTTAAATCCAGATGTAATAGTTGTTGTTGCTTATGGGCAAATACTATCTAGCGAAATACTTAATATTCCAAAGTATGGATGTATAAATGTTCATGCATCACTTTTGCCTAGTCTAAGAGGTGCAGCACCTATAAACTGGACAATAATTAATGGTGATAGTGTAACAGGAGTTACAATAATGCAAATGGATGAAGGTCTTGATACAGGAGATATGCTTTTAAAGTCAGAGATTACAATTGGAGACTCTGAAACAGCAGGGGAACTTCATGATAGACTTATGAACCTTGGAGGTAACCTTTTAGTTGAGGCCCTTGATAAAATTCAAGATGGCAATATTAAAGGTGAAAAACAAGATAATTCTATCTCATCCTATGCACACATGATGAAAAAGGACCTTGGCCATGTAAATTGGAATGATGATGCAAAGAGAATATACAATCTAATTAGGGGAGTAATTCCTTGGCCAGGTGCATATACTTATTATAATGATTTAGTTATAAAAATTTGGAGTGCATCATATGTCAGTGATGATTTTAATGGCGATATAGGTGAAATTATTAAGGTTGATAAAGAAGGAATACTCGTTAAAGCAAAAAGTGGTGCAATACTAATTAAAGAGCTTCAAAAAATCGGGGGAAAAAGATTAGATGTAGCAAGTTTTCTAAATGGAAATACATTGGCTTCTGGAGAAATACTAAAATAG
- the dapF gene encoding diaminopimelate epimerase, whose amino-acid sequence MKFSKMHGLGNDFIVVEESNLNGEDIYSLAKKVCNRNFSLGADGLLVVYKSSLADTKMEIINSDGSYASMCGNGIRCFAKYVYEKGIVNKEVITIETGAGILTAYLNVEDNIVKGIKIDMGVFSYAKEDIPFRGDEDNKNYVLSVNDKDYSSTTMLLGVPHTVVYVDNIDADEVIKSGAVIETLEKFENNTNVNFVKYIDRDNIEVRTWERGAGITFACGTGTCASVVSGITRGINNNKVTAKLFAGNMIIEYTDGKVYMEGPAEFICDGEVVV is encoded by the coding sequence ATGAAGTTTTCGAAAATGCATGGTCTTGGAAATGATTTTATAGTAGTAGAGGAAAGTAATTTAAATGGAGAAGATATATACTCTCTTGCGAAAAAGGTATGTAATAGAAATTTTTCATTAGGGGCAGATGGTCTATTAGTTGTATATAAATCAAGTTTAGCTGACACAAAAATGGAGATAATTAATTCAGATGGAAGTTATGCTAGTATGTGCGGAAATGGCATAAGATGTTTTGCTAAATATGTATATGAAAAGGGAATAGTTAATAAGGAAGTAATAACAATTGAAACTGGCGCTGGAATATTAACTGCTTATCTTAATGTCGAGGATAATATAGTTAAGGGTATAAAAATAGATATGGGAGTCTTTAGCTACGCTAAAGAAGATATTCCATTTAGAGGCGATGAGGACAATAAAAACTATGTTTTATCAGTTAATGATAAGGATTATAGCTCAACAACAATGCTTCTAGGGGTTCCACATACTGTAGTTTATGTTGATAATATTGATGCTGATGAAGTTATAAAAAGTGGTGCTGTTATTGAGACTTTAGAAAAGTTTGAAAATAACACAAATGTAAATTTTGTTAAGTATATAGATAGAGACAACATAGAGGTAAGAACCTGGGAAAGAGGTGCAGGAATTACCTTTGCATGTGGTACAGGAACCTGTGCTAGTGTAGTTAGTGGAATAACTAGAGGAATTAATAATAATAAGGTAACTGCAAAGCTTTTTGCAGGAAATATGATTATTGAATATACTGATGGTAAGGTGTATATGGAAGGGCCTGCTGAATTTATATGTGATGGTGAAGTAGTAGTATAA
- a CDS encoding YicC/YloC family endoribonuclease, with protein sequence MIKSMTGYGRGSAESDGKGFNVEIKSVNNRYLDINIRLPRMINSLEDRIRKEITSKVSRGKIDVYITLEDSSEKDVSIKVDDNMAKAYYNAYSHIKNLLGITEDIPLSLVSKAPDVIVVEKNEEDLEEIYKVLSLALSEALNMFVDMRQVEGEKLSEDVLNRCDDILSMMNTIEERSPTVVSEYREKITQRINEFLGEIEVDEARLLNEVAFFSDKCSITEEIVRLKSHILQLKDTLKNSNDSVGRKLDFLIQEMNRETNTIGSKANDLLITKTVVDIKSEIEKIREQIQNIE encoded by the coding sequence ATGATAAAAAGCATGACAGGGTATGGAAGAGGAAGTGCAGAATCAGATGGAAAAGGCTTTAATGTTGAGATAAAGTCAGTAAATAATAGGTACTTAGATATAAACATTAGGCTTCCGAGAATGATTAATTCTTTAGAAGATAGGATAAGAAAAGAAATTACATCTAAAGTTTCACGTGGTAAAATAGATGTCTATATTACATTAGAAGATTCAAGTGAAAAAGATGTATCAATAAAAGTAGATGATAATATGGCAAAAGCATATTATAATGCTTATTCCCATATAAAGAATTTATTAGGTATAACAGAGGATATACCATTATCATTAGTTTCTAAGGCACCAGATGTTATAGTAGTTGAAAAAAATGAAGAGGACTTAGAAGAAATTTATAAGGTATTATCCTTGGCTTTAAGTGAAGCACTTAATATGTTTGTCGACATGAGACAAGTTGAAGGAGAAAAATTAAGTGAAGATGTATTAAATAGATGTGATGATATTCTATCTATGATGAACACAATAGAAGAAAGATCACCTACTGTAGTTAGTGAATACAGAGAAAAGATAACTCAAAGAATAAATGAGTTTTTAGGGGAAATTGAAGTAGACGAAGCAAGGCTTCTTAATGAAGTTGCATTTTTCTCAGACAAATGTAGTATAACAGAAGAAATAGTAAGACTAAAGAGCCATATACTTCAACTAAAAGATACTCTAAAAAACAGTAATGATTCTGTAGGTAGAAAGCTTGATTTTCTAATTCAAGAAATGAATAGGGAAACAAATACTATAGGTTCCAAAGCGAATGATCTTCTTATTACAAAAACAGTTGTTGATATAAAAAGTGAAATCGAAAAAATTAGAGAACAAATTCAAAACATAGAATAA
- the coaBC gene encoding bifunctional phosphopantothenoylcysteine decarboxylase/phosphopantothenate--cysteine ligase CoaBC, protein MRCKKTVVIGVTGGVAVYKALDIVSRLKKKDIDVHVIMTKAAQEFASELSFRSLSLNPVTTDMFDRPNSFDVEHIALAKRADVLLIAPATANIIGKISNGIADDMLSTTVMATKAPVVIAPAMNTAMYENPIVQRNIENLKSYGYHFIEPLSGRLACGDVGRGKMESPEVIVEYVEMLLHSNKDLKGKNILITAGPTREDIDPVRFISNKSSGKMGYAIARAARDRGANVTLITGPTSLSPIKFIDVVNVYSSEDMYKAVMDNLESADIVIKAAAVSDYSPLDYSSIKIKKSEDSMTLPLRKNKDILLEVGSIKGSRIIVGFAAETNNVLDNAKLKLSKKNLDMIVANDVLDKGSGFDVDTNKISIITNDDIISYDILTKDEAANNILDKILEIKR, encoded by the coding sequence ATGAGATGTAAAAAAACTGTTGTTATAGGAGTAACAGGGGGAGTTGCTGTTTACAAGGCTTTAGATATTGTAAGCAGACTTAAAAAAAAGGATATAGATGTTCACGTTATAATGACGAAAGCTGCTCAGGAGTTTGCATCGGAACTTAGTTTTAGATCCTTAAGTTTAAATCCTGTAACTACAGATATGTTTGATAGACCGAATAGTTTTGATGTTGAACATATTGCACTTGCTAAAAGGGCAGATGTACTTTTAATTGCACCTGCAACTGCTAATATAATAGGTAAGATTTCTAATGGAATAGCTGATGATATGCTATCTACAACTGTAATGGCAACCAAGGCTCCAGTAGTAATAGCTCCAGCTATGAATACTGCTATGTATGAGAATCCTATTGTTCAAAGAAATATAGAAAATCTAAAAAGCTATGGATATCATTTTATAGAACCATTATCAGGAAGACTTGCATGCGGAGATGTAGGTAGAGGGAAAATGGAATCACCGGAGGTTATAGTAGAATATGTTGAGATGCTTCTACATTCTAATAAGGACCTAAAGGGTAAGAATATATTAATTACTGCTGGGCCAACTAGAGAAGATATAGACCCAGTTAGATTTATTTCAAATAAATCCTCAGGAAAAATGGGATACGCTATTGCTCGTGCAGCGAGGGATAGAGGAGCTAATGTTACTCTTATCACTGGACCTACATCTTTAAGTCCAATAAAGTTTATAGATGTAGTAAATGTTTATAGTAGTGAGGATATGTACAAAGCTGTTATGGATAATCTAGAGTCAGCGGATATAGTAATAAAAGCAGCAGCTGTTTCAGATTATTCTCCACTTGACTATAGTTCTATTAAGATTAAGAAATCAGAGGATAGCATGACATTGCCTTTGAGAAAAAACAAGGATATATTACTTGAAGTTGGAAGTATTAAAGGTAGTAGAATAATAGTAGGCTTTGCAGCGGAAACTAATAATGTTTTAGACAATGCAAAGCTTAAGCTAAGCAAGAAAAACCTTGATATGATAGTTGCTAATGATGTTTTAGACAAGGGATCAGGATTTGACGTTGATACTAACAAAATAAGTATCATAACAAATGATGATATTATATCATATGATATTCTTACTAAGGACGAAGCAGCAAATAATATCCTAGATAAAATATTAGAAATTAAGCGCTAA
- the def gene encoding peptide deformylase: protein MALREIRKMGDEVLRKKSRNVDKFDDKLRILIEDMIETMNAAEGVGLAAPQIGILKNVVVIDIGDGNGVYKLINPEIISSEGSQTDDEGCLSIPGVFEQVERPNVVTVKAQDENGNEIVVTGEGFLARAFCHELDHLNGVLFVDKVNK from the coding sequence ATGGCATTAAGAGAAATAAGAAAAATGGGTGACGAAGTATTAAGGAAAAAAAGTAGAAATGTTGATAAGTTTGATGACAAATTAAGAATACTTATTGAAGATATGATAGAAACTATGAATGCAGCTGAGGGAGTAGGTCTTGCTGCACCACAAATAGGAATACTGAAGAATGTTGTAGTTATAGACATTGGTGATGGTAATGGTGTTTACAAATTAATAAATCCTGAAATTATATCAAGTGAAGGTAGTCAAACAGATGATGAAGGATGCTTAAGTATTCCAGGAGTATTTGAACAGGTTGAAAGACCAAATGTTGTTACTGTTAAAGCACAAGACGAAAATGGTAATGAAATTGTAGTTACGGGAGAAGGGTTTCTTGCTAGAGCATTCTGTCATGAATTAGATCATTTAAATGGTGTATTATTTGTTGATAAAGTTAATAAATAA
- the priA gene encoding primosomal protein N' — translation MKVASVIISNSSREVDRGFDYYIPSELEEFIEKGSNVIVPFGKYNNYIEGYVVDIKGESSFASGKLKKIADISDEDLNIENDLLDLAKYIKNKYLCTLSEALKLMIPPKKAVKQVVFIEYVKANDSLTKKLKEVLEIIEMHKTITFEALKKEASYKIKTGDILSLERIGCIKYTRDFIKKSNKKEISVYSLKSNEEALEFLNFSSSKARKQIELVKFLLDSKQRYFSIPELVDKFSTSNSIVRSLVEKGVLIKSQEEIDRSPITEDYKYGRFSLTADQEYAINTVIENFKYGKRTVLIHGVTGCGKTEIYLNLVEKFISEDYGSIIMVPEIALTPQTVERFKGRFGDKVAILHSRLSDGERYDQFRKIKSGYYKVVVGARSAVFAPVKDLKLIIMDEEHEFSYKSESSPRYLTHDIASFRIKRSGGILILGSATPSIESYYKAKNGEYALIKISKRVKSIPLPEVKLIDMKNELLVGNKSMFSRELYTGIGNNLKSHDQTILFLNRRGHSTFVSCRSCGYVCECESCSVTLTLHQGSRKLKCHHCSRQYDIPSICPKCSSKYIKYFGAGTEKVEKEVEKYFSNAKISRMDVDTTRKKGSYEKIYKEFKNREKDILIGTQMVSKGMDFSDVTLVGVISADISLNIPDFRASEKTFQLLTQVSGRSGRGNKKGKVIIQTYTPSHYALQYAMNHDYDGFYNREIEIRRLLNYPPFSNLMHVLFTCENPSTLEGKVNYIGDKIKENVKNEDIVVIGPSPCHLLKIKDKYRWHMIFKGNVDSIKVKVLDLIQKNMQNKDINFMIDIDPYTLT, via the coding sequence ATGAAGGTAGCATCTGTTATTATATCAAATTCATCTAGGGAAGTAGATAGGGGATTTGACTATTATATTCCAAGTGAATTAGAAGAATTTATAGAAAAAGGTTCAAATGTAATTGTTCCCTTTGGTAAGTATAATAACTATATAGAGGGGTATGTAGTAGATATAAAAGGCGAGAGTAGTTTTGCTAGTGGAAAGCTAAAAAAAATCGCAGATATTTCTGATGAGGATTTAAATATAGAAAATGACCTTTTAGATCTTGCAAAATATATTAAAAATAAATATCTTTGTACTTTAAGTGAAGCATTAAAGTTAATGATTCCACCTAAAAAAGCCGTTAAACAGGTAGTATTTATAGAGTATGTAAAAGCAAATGATAGTCTTACTAAAAAGCTTAAAGAAGTTTTAGAAATTATAGAAATGCATAAAACTATAACATTTGAAGCTCTAAAAAAAGAAGCCAGTTATAAGATAAAAACAGGAGATATACTTTCTCTTGAAAGGATAGGGTGTATTAAATATACTAGAGATTTTATAAAGAAAAGTAATAAAAAAGAGATATCAGTTTACTCTTTAAAAAGTAATGAGGAAGCTTTAGAGTTTCTAAACTTTTCATCTAGCAAAGCTAGGAAACAAATAGAGCTGGTAAAGTTTTTGCTAGATAGTAAACAAAGGTATTTTAGTATACCAGAGCTAGTAGATAAATTTTCTACATCAAATTCTATTGTTAGATCATTAGTAGAAAAGGGAGTATTGATTAAGTCTCAAGAGGAAATAGACAGATCACCTATTACAGAAGACTATAAGTATGGTAGATTCTCTCTGACTGCTGATCAAGAATATGCAATAAATACAGTAATTGAAAACTTTAAGTATGGTAAGAGAACAGTTTTAATTCACGGAGTTACAGGTTGTGGAAAAACAGAAATATACCTAAACTTGGTAGAAAAGTTTATTAGTGAAGATTATGGTTCTATTATTATGGTTCCAGAAATAGCTTTAACCCCTCAAACTGTTGAAAGATTCAAAGGTAGATTTGGAGACAAAGTTGCAATTCTACATAGTAGGCTCTCAGATGGTGAAAGGTATGATCAGTTTAGAAAGATAAAAAGTGGATATTATAAAGTTGTAGTTGGTGCAAGGTCTGCAGTTTTTGCTCCAGTTAAAGATTTAAAGTTAATAATAATGGATGAGGAACATGAGTTTTCATATAAATCTGAAAGTAGTCCAAGATATTTAACCCATGATATTGCAAGTTTTAGAATTAAACGTTCTGGGGGTATACTTATACTTGGATCTGCAACACCCTCAATTGAGTCCTATTATAAAGCAAAAAACGGAGAGTATGCACTTATTAAAATTAGTAAGAGGGTTAAAAGCATACCCTTACCAGAGGTTAAGTTAATAGACATGAAAAATGAGTTATTAGTTGGCAATAAGTCTATGTTTAGTAGAGAACTATATACAGGTATAGGGAATAACTTAAAGTCTCATGATCAAACAATACTATTTTTAAATAGGCGTGGACATTCGACATTTGTATCATGTAGAAGCTGTGGCTATGTATGTGAGTGCGAAAGTTGTAGTGTTACACTTACCCTTCATCAAGGAAGTAGAAAATTAAAGTGTCACCACTGTAGTAGGCAGTATGATATACCTAGTATATGTCCTAAATGTAGTAGTAAATATATTAAATACTTTGGTGCAGGAACGGAAAAAGTTGAAAAAGAAGTTGAGAAGTATTTTAGTAATGCTAAAATTAGTAGAATGGATGTAGATACAACAAGGAAAAAAGGATCCTATGAAAAGATTTATAAAGAGTTTAAAAATAGAGAGAAGGATATACTTATAGGTACACAAATGGTATCAAAGGGTATGGACTTTTCAGATGTTACCTTGGTTGGGGTAATTTCCGCTGATATAAGTCTTAATATACCTGATTTTAGAGCATCAGAGAAAACATTTCAGCTTTTAACTCAAGTTTCAGGAAGATCAGGAAGAGGAAATAAAAAGGGTAAGGTAATTATTCAAACATATACTCCCTCTCATTATGCTCTTCAATATGCAATGAATCATGATTATGATGGTTTTTACAATAGGGAAATAGAAATTAGGAGACTTTTAAATTATCCTCCATTTTCAAATCTTATGCATGTTCTGTTTACATGTGAAAATCCTTCTACTTTGGAGGGAAAAGTAAACTATATAGGTGATAAGATAAAAGAAAATGTTAAAAATGAAGACATTGTTGTAATTGGACCATCACCATGTCATCTTTTAAAAATTAAGGATAAATATAGATGGCATATGATTTTTAAAGGAAATGTTGATAGTATTAAAGTTAAGGTTCTTGATTTAATACAAAAAAACATGCAAAATAAAGATATAAACTTTATGATAGATATAGATCCCTATACATTAACTTAA
- the remA gene encoding extracellular matrix/biofilm regulator RemA — protein MSIKLINIGFGNIVSANRIVAIVSPESAPIKRIIQEARDRGMLIDATYGRRTRAVIITDSDHIILSAVQPETVAHRLVVKDTEVEVEENEE, from the coding sequence ATGTCTATTAAGTTAATAAACATAGGATTTGGAAATATAGTTTCAGCAAATAGAATAGTAGCTATTGTCAGTCCAGAATCAGCACCAATAAAGAGAATAATTCAGGAAGCTAGAGATAGAGGTATGCTTATTGATGCTACATACGGAAGAAGAACTAGAGCAGTTATTATAACTGATAGCGATCATATAATACTTTCAGCAGTTCAACCAGAAACAGTTGCCCATAGACTTGTTGTTAAGGATACAGAAGTTGAGGTTGAAGAAAACGAAGAATAA
- the rsmB gene encoding 16S rRNA (cytosine(967)-C(5))-methyltransferase RsmB → MEDKARYVAVKTLFDIESKGAYSNLKLNYYFKKYELEPSDRGFSTEILYGTIRWKKRLDYIIKKFSKIKIKKISVWTLCCIRTAIYEIYFLDRVPDFATVNQAVEMTKVKEPRDASFVNGILRTILRNRDEFYNIKIQNKIQKMAVEYSQEEWFVQKLIKDFGEKTAKNIMEKSNKTPMLTLRVNTLKTSREYLSDILIEKGCKVELGKVQDSIKVKGLSSLEKSEEFLNGLFTVQDESSMLAAICLSPNEGDKVIDLCSAPGGKSTYMAQIMKNIGEINSFDIHEHKLNLIKDSAERLGINIIKEKLFDSTIFNEEYLDYADKVLVDVPCSGLGIIRKKPEIRWNIKEEDIISLTKIQREILKNASKYVKPKGEIVYSTCTITKEENEDIIEDFLKENNNFEMVDISEFVPFNIDSAKKGYIKLLPGIYDTDGFFIAKLRRKR, encoded by the coding sequence ATGGAGGATAAGGCAAGGTATGTTGCAGTTAAAACACTATTTGATATAGAATCTAAAGGTGCCTATTCTAATCTTAAGCTTAATTATTACTTTAAAAAGTATGAATTAGAGCCTTCAGATAGAGGGTTTTCAACTGAAATTCTATATGGGACGATTAGATGGAAAAAAAGGTTAGACTACATTATAAAAAAGTTTTCTAAAATAAAGATAAAGAAGATATCTGTATGGACTTTATGTTGTATTAGAACAGCGATATATGAAATATATTTTTTAGATAGGGTACCTGATTTTGCAACGGTTAATCAAGCTGTTGAGATGACAAAAGTAAAGGAACCTCGTGATGCATCCTTTGTTAATGGAATTCTAAGGACTATACTTCGAAATAGGGATGAATTTTATAATATAAAAATCCAAAACAAAATTCAGAAAATGGCTGTAGAATATTCACAGGAGGAATGGTTTGTTCAAAAACTTATTAAAGACTTCGGTGAAAAGACAGCAAAGAATATAATGGAAAAAAGCAATAAAACTCCAATGCTGACTTTAAGAGTAAATACACTTAAAACTTCTAGGGAATATCTTTCAGATATTCTAATTGAAAAGGGCTGCAAAGTAGAGCTTGGAAAAGTGCAGGATTCTATTAAAGTTAAAGGCCTAAGTTCCCTAGAAAAAAGTGAAGAGTTTCTAAATGGTTTATTTACTGTTCAAGATGAAAGTTCAATGCTAGCAGCTATTTGTTTATCACCAAATGAAGGAGATAAAGTAATAGATTTATGTAGTGCCCCAGGTGGAAAATCCACATATATGGCTCAGATTATGAAAAATATTGGAGAGATTAATTCCTTTGATATACATGAACACAAGTTAAATCTTATTAAGGACTCTGCTGAAAGACTTGGAATAAACATTATAAAAGAAAAGCTATTTGATTCAACTATTTTTAACGAAGAGTATTTAGATTATGCGGATAAAGTATTAGTAGATGTTCCATGCTCAGGACTTGGAATAATTAGAAAGAAACCTGAGATAAGATGGAATATAAAAGAAGAGGATATTATTTCTCTTACAAAAATTCAAAGGGAAATTTTAAAAAATGCATCTAAATATGTAAAGCCAAAGGGAGAAATTGTTTATAGTACCTGCACAATTACAAAGGAAGAAAATGAAGACATTATTGAAGATTTTCTTAAGGAAAATAATAATTTTGAGATGGTAGATATATCAGAGTTTGTTCCTTTTAATATTGATTCTGCAAAAAAAGGATATATAAAGCTTCTTCCAGGGATTTATGATACAGATGGTTTCTTTATTGCAAAACTAAGAAGAAAAAGGTGA
- a CDS encoding zinc metallopeptidase, translating to MYSSYIIIVPAIILSLYAQFKVQSTFNKYLKVPSVSGETGYSVARRLLDSNGLYTIPIEVSGGRLSDHYDPISRVVRLSEDVYYGNSLASISVAAHETGHAIQHATSYTPLMIRHRIFKVANIGSNLSWILVLAGIFFQASNLILLGIIFFTCAVAFQVITLPVEFNASSRALTMLEKNAILSREEVKGSKKVLDAAALTYVAAALVSVLELLRLILIFNRSND from the coding sequence ATGTATTCATCTTACATAATTATAGTACCAGCTATAATTTTATCATTGTACGCACAGTTTAAGGTACAGTCAACTTTTAATAAGTATTTAAAGGTACCATCTGTAAGTGGAGAAACAGGTTACAGTGTTGCTAGGCGATTGCTTGACAGTAATGGGTTATATACTATTCCTATAGAGGTTTCTGGAGGAAGATTATCTGATCACTATGATCCAATTTCTAGGGTAGTTAGGCTTTCAGAGGATGTATATTATGGAAACTCACTTGCTTCAATAAGCGTTGCTGCACATGAAACAGGTCATGCAATTCAGCATGCTACATCCTACACACCACTAATGATTAGACACAGAATTTTTAAGGTTGCCAATATAGGATCAAACCTTTCATGGATATTAGTTCTAGCAGGGATATTTTTTCAAGCTTCAAATTTAATACTGCTAGGGATAATTTTCTTTACTTGTGCAGTTGCATTTCAGGTAATAACTCTACCTGTTGAATTTAATGCAAGTTCACGTGCACTTACTATGCTTGAGAAAAATGCTATTCTAAGTAGAGAAGAAGTAAAGGGATCCAAAAAGGTTTTAGATGCAGCAGCACTAACATATGTTGCAGCAGCATTAGTATCAGTTCTAGAGCTTTTAAGATTAATTCTTATCTTTAACAGAAGTAATGACTAG